A region of the Cyprinus carpio isolate SPL01 chromosome A14, ASM1834038v1, whole genome shotgun sequence genome:
GTTCGATATTCAGTACGCAGAGGTTCAGATCGTAGAGAAGGTAGGTCAGAGGTTATGTTAGGTGATCGCCGAAAGCATTCACGGTGTCCGGAGCGGACGTGTTCGGGTCACGCAGGCTGGTTTTGTCGTAGTATCAGCTCCACAGAGTACAGAATACACCAGTCTGCTTCTTGTCTCAAAGCCTGCTCTTGACCGCAGGTGCCGCTGCCGTGAGGACGCAGAATGCAGACCATTAAGTGTGTTGTGGTGGGCGACGGGGCAGTGGGCAAGACGTGCCTCCTCATCTCCTACACCACCAACGCCTTTCCCGAGGAGTACATCCCCACCGTCTTCGACAACTACAGCGCTCAGATGAGCGTGGACGGCCGTACGGTCAGCCTCAACCTGTGGGACACGGCGGGGCAGGAGGAGTACGACCGTCTGCGCAGCTCTCCTACCCGCAGACCAAACATCTTCATCATCTGCTTCTCCATCGGCAGCCCCTCGTCCTTCGCCAACGTGCGGCACAAGTGGCACCCGGAGGTGACCCACCACTGCCCCAGCGCTCCCATCCTGCTGGTGGGCACCAAGAGGGACCTGCGCACGGATTC
Encoded here:
- the LOC122147407 gene encoding rho-related GTP-binding protein RhoG-like, which codes for MQTIKCVVVGDGAVGKTCLLISYTTNAFPEEYIPTVFDNYSAQMSVDGRTVSLNLWDTAGQEEYDRLRSSPTRRPNIFIICFSIGSPSSFANVRHKWHPEVTHHCPSAPILLVGTKRDLRTDSETVKKLKEQGLAPTSHQQGGALSKQIGAVKYLECSALLQEGVREVFVEAVRAVLYPVTKKNTKKCVLL